The following are from one region of the Pseudodesulfovibrio piezophilus C1TLV30 genome:
- a CDS encoding efflux RND transporter periplasmic adaptor subunit: MTQKERRFSGLFSVKILIPTVILLTAAMGAYVMIKTAPKAHRVAPVTILPTVEVATYEKGSHAIGLSVMGTVVAANEVTLVSRLSGEIVSVSDSFLPGGFFRKGDEVLRIDPKDYELALRETKADMVTAEYDLKVEQGYQNVAGREWNLLKKSAKGTEQEAELALRKPHLLKAQADLEAAKAQVEQAEINLQRTKVTAPFASMIESKSSDIGATVAAQEALATIVGTDEFWVEVSVPVDRLDHITFPMADGTVGSKTTVYNGKDETSARREGHVIRLLPSLESEGRMARVLISIADPLNLKGDPSLKPILLGSYVKVVIAGGEIADSYAIPRKVFRDNSKIWVLGQDGTLDIRTVNPVWRDAQTILLKEGLMPGEQVVLSSLTAPMQGMKLQAASDTAVTVKTTVSVEAKNDLAAEVSHGE, from the coding sequence ATGACTCAAAAAGAACGCCGGTTTTCCGGTCTATTTAGCGTAAAAATCCTGATTCCGACCGTGATCCTTTTGACTGCGGCCATGGGAGCTTACGTCATGATCAAGACTGCACCCAAAGCTCATCGGGTCGCTCCTGTGACCATACTGCCGACTGTGGAGGTCGCGACCTACGAGAAAGGATCGCACGCCATCGGTCTTTCGGTCATGGGCACTGTGGTAGCGGCTAATGAAGTGACATTGGTTTCCCGCTTGTCCGGAGAAATCGTGTCTGTCAGTGATTCATTTCTGCCGGGTGGATTCTTTCGAAAGGGCGATGAGGTCCTGCGTATTGACCCCAAGGATTATGAGCTTGCGTTGCGTGAAACCAAAGCGGATATGGTCACGGCTGAGTATGATCTCAAGGTGGAGCAAGGGTATCAGAACGTCGCAGGGCGGGAATGGAATCTGCTCAAGAAGTCGGCCAAGGGAACGGAACAGGAAGCTGAACTTGCTTTGAGAAAACCTCACCTGCTCAAGGCTCAGGCGGACCTGGAAGCGGCCAAAGCTCAGGTGGAGCAGGCTGAAATAAACTTGCAGCGGACGAAGGTGACGGCTCCCTTCGCCTCCATGATTGAGTCAAAAAGCTCTGATATCGGGGCAACCGTGGCTGCGCAGGAAGCGCTGGCGACCATTGTTGGGACGGATGAATTCTGGGTTGAGGTTTCAGTGCCGGTGGATCGTCTCGACCATATCACCTTTCCCATGGCTGATGGCACGGTCGGTTCAAAAACCACTGTTTATAACGGGAAAGACGAGACCTCCGCACGCAGGGAAGGGCATGTCATTCGATTACTCCCGTCATTGGAGAGTGAAGGGCGCATGGCCCGTGTCCTGATTTCCATTGCGGACCCCCTTAATCTGAAAGGCGATCCTTCGCTCAAACCCATTCTGCTTGGCAGCTATGTCAAGGTGGTCATTGCCGGTGGGGAAATCGCGGATTCATATGCCATTCCCAGAAAAGTCTTCCGCGACAACAGCAAAATATGGGTTCTTGGTCAGGATGGCACTTTGGACATCCGCACGGTGAACCCTGTTTGGCGTGATGCACAGACCATTCTGCTCAAGGAAGGCCTGATGCCCGGCGAACAGGTCGTCCTCTCTTCCCTGACCGCCCCCATGCAAGGCATGAAGCTTCAGGCCGCATCCGATACAGCCGTAACGGTCAAGACCACGGTTTCGGTAGAAGCGAAAAATGATCTGGCAGCCGAGGTCAGCCATGGCGAATAA